The window TTCGGGGGCGCCGTCGTACTCCTCGACCGCCAGGTACACCGACGGCCCCGCCTCGTGCCCGGTCCAGCGGCACTGGAGGTCGCCGAGCGGCACGATCTGGTCGAACGCGACGTGGCCCTCGCGGTAGAGCTCGAGCAGCGCGAGGAACCGGGCGACGACCTCGATCGTCTCCCGGCAGTCGGAGACCAGCGCACGGAACGACGCCGTCCCGGCCTCCGCGAGCCGTTGGGCGAGCAGGACGGCCTGCTCGCGGACGCTGACGCGGACGTGGTGCACGTGGTCGACGGCGACGGCGGGCGGCTCGCGCGGCGTGAGGGCCCGGACGGCGAGCGCGGCGAACTGGTCCAGCCCGATCCCGATGAGCACGTCCGGCACCGCAGCCGCGAACCGCGGCTCCAGGCTGACCGCGCGCGGCACCCGCCGAGCCTCCTCCGCCATCAAGCCGCCGAGGATCGCCGCGGCCTCCTTGTACGCGCGGTACTGGAGCAGCCGGGCGAACAGCAGGTCGCGCGCCTCGAGCAGCGCGACGTCCTCCTCGTCGTCCACCTCGCCGGCGGGCAGCAGCCGCGCCGCCTTGAGGTCGAGCAGCGTCGCCGCGACGACGAGGAACTCGGTGGCCTGGCCGAGGTCCCAGGACGAGCCGGCCGCCCGGATGTGGGCGATGAACTCGTCGGTGACCTGCGACAACGCCACCTCGGTGACGTCGAGCTTGTGCTTGGCGATGAGGTTCAGCAGCAGGTCGAACGGCCCCTCGAACACGTCGAGGTGCACGGCGAAGCTGCCCCGCCCGGGCGCGGCGACGGCCACAGCTCCGGCGTCGTCCTCCATGCCCGCACGGTAGCA is drawn from Mycobacteriales bacterium and contains these coding sequences:
- a CDS encoding segregation/condensation protein A, translating into MEDDAGAVAVAAPGRGSFAVHLDVFEGPFDLLLNLIAKHKLDVTEVALSQVTDEFIAHIRAAGSSWDLGQATEFLVVAATLLDLKAARLLPAGEVDDEEDVALLEARDLLFARLLQYRAYKEAAAILGGLMAEEARRVPRAVSLEPRFAAAVPDVLIGIGLDQFAALAVRALTPREPPAVAVDHVHHVRVSVREQAVLLAQRLAEAGTASFRALVSDCRETIEVVARFLALLELYREGHVAFDQIVPLGDLQCRWTGHEAGPSVYLAVEEYDGAPEPAPEESTDA